From a region of the Fischerella sp. JS2 genome:
- a CDS encoding metallophosphoesterase: MHWLLSGPLSVEQLTVNIADLPASLKGTKLVQISDLHYDGLRLSERMLEKAIAISNEAEPDLVVLTGDYVTDEPTPIHQLALRLKNLQSRLGIYAVLGNHDLRYRAYDSKTEVTEALTSIGIKVLWNEIAYPLGKELPLVGLAEFWSREFDPTSVMNQLDTTKPCIVLSHNPDTAEILQKWRVDLQLSGHTHGGQIILPGIGPVVVYYKKLIYKIPRKVRQWVPFLRGNPAKVMRHWEWAQGFHTVGKNQLYVNRGLGTYPPGRLFCPPEVTVITLEN; this comes from the coding sequence ATGCACTGGTTATTATCTGGCCCTTTGAGTGTAGAACAATTAACGGTCAATATAGCAGATTTACCAGCATCATTAAAGGGTACGAAGCTGGTGCAAATATCAGATTTACATTATGATGGTCTACGACTGTCAGAAAGGATGTTAGAAAAAGCGATCGCTATTAGTAATGAAGCAGAACCAGATTTAGTTGTACTAACTGGCGACTATGTCACAGACGAACCGACTCCTATTCACCAGCTAGCGTTGCGACTCAAAAACTTACAAAGCCGCCTTGGAATTTATGCTGTACTCGGCAATCATGATTTACGCTATCGTGCTTATGATTCAAAAACAGAAGTAACAGAGGCGTTAACAAGTATTGGAATCAAAGTCCTTTGGAATGAAATTGCTTATCCTTTGGGAAAAGAACTACCTTTAGTAGGACTTGCTGAGTTTTGGTCACGGGAATTTGATCCTACATCCGTGATGAACCAATTAGATACCACAAAACCTTGTATAGTTTTGTCACATAATCCAGATACTGCCGAAATACTACAAAAATGGCGAGTAGATTTACAACTATCTGGTCATACTCATGGTGGTCAAATCATATTACCAGGTATTGGGCCAGTAGTAGTTTATTATAAAAAACTTATTTACAAAATACCCAGAAAGGTAAGGCAATGGGTACCATTTTTGCGAGGTAATCCAGCGAAAGTGATGCGACACTGGGAATGGGCACAAGGATTTCATACAGTGGGAAAAAATCAGTTATACGTCAACCGTGGCTTAGGAACTTATCCACCAGGACGCTTATTTTGCCCACCAGAAGTAACTGTTATTACTCTGGAAAATTAG
- a CDS encoding lysozyme inhibitor LprI family protein gives MYKRLFIALILSAIAFLSVLVIPSLATPTEAIAQKPAIDCSKATATPELRYCSQLSYAAADKKLNQVYQKVLAITKTEPKQQLIKGQQAWIVFRDNTCDFEVYESRGGTGYEIFRNQCLERLTKQRTKDLENYLQLRTQESFCTG, from the coding sequence ATGTATAAGAGATTATTTATTGCCTTGATTTTGAGTGCGATCGCATTTTTATCAGTCCTAGTCATCCCTAGCTTAGCTACACCAACTGAAGCGATCGCGCAAAAACCAGCAATTGACTGCTCTAAAGCCACAGCGACACCAGAACTGAGATACTGTTCTCAACTATCATACGCCGCCGCAGACAAAAAACTAAATCAAGTTTATCAAAAAGTTCTTGCAATCACTAAAACAGAGCCAAAGCAACAACTTATTAAAGGACAACAAGCATGGATTGTATTTCGTGACAACACCTGTGATTTTGAAGTCTATGAATCTCGGGGTGGGACAGGTTATGAAATCTTTCGCAATCAATGTTTGGAACGACTGACTAAACAACGTACAAAAGATTTAGAAAATTATTTGCAACTGAGAACTCAGGAAAGCTTTTGTACAGGCTGA
- a CDS encoding GmrSD restriction endonuclease domain-containing protein produces the protein MPEDKIIRNNFRNEVLADYSTPEAEYKNDLFPVAQIFDCSDWMTNYNDFWDYDKDKIKLFNKFNQEIIKPFEQYLVPVILLRKETPREAVCQVFEKVNTGGVSLTVFELLTATFAADKFQLREDWEKREKQMKKLADLGNIYSTDFLQAVTLVATHQHPSGTVSCTRKDILNLKLEEYKDWGEKVTQGFEKATKLLYTQKIFSARDLPYQPQLTVLAANFAVLGDRSETDPIRAKLVRWYWCGVFGELYSSAIESRMAKDLTQVLRWIESSDSEPDTIKDANFAPNRLVRLYTRRSAAYKGLSALLLRDRGCDFRTGYNIDALIYHEEPIDIHHIFPRSWCDKNGIKPELYDSVVNKTPLSSRTNKIIGGNAPSIYLSRLQKEAGISEERMDEILRSHIIDPVALRTDNFEAFFQARQKALLNRIEKRWVNL, from the coding sequence TTGCCAGAAGACAAAATTATTCGCAATAATTTTCGTAATGAGGTATTAGCAGACTACTCAACACCTGAAGCAGAGTACAAAAATGATCTATTTCCAGTTGCACAAATTTTTGACTGTTCTGACTGGATGACAAACTACAATGATTTTTGGGATTATGATAAGGATAAAATTAAGCTCTTCAATAAATTTAATCAGGAAATAATCAAACCATTTGAGCAGTATCTAGTACCAGTCATTTTGCTGCGGAAAGAAACACCAAGAGAGGCTGTTTGTCAAGTTTTTGAAAAGGTTAATACTGGTGGTGTTTCTCTTACAGTCTTCGAGTTACTTACAGCTACTTTTGCTGCTGATAAGTTTCAACTACGGGAAGATTGGGAAAAACGTGAAAAGCAAATGAAAAAACTAGCAGATTTAGGGAATATTTACAGTACTGATTTTTTGCAAGCAGTAACCTTAGTTGCTACTCACCAACATCCAAGTGGTACTGTTAGTTGTACTCGTAAAGATATTTTGAATCTGAAACTAGAAGAATACAAAGATTGGGGTGAGAAAGTTACACAAGGATTTGAAAAAGCTACCAAATTACTCTATACACAAAAAATATTTTCTGCCAGAGATTTACCCTACCAACCACAACTGACAGTACTTGCTGCTAACTTTGCAGTATTAGGCGATCGCAGTGAAACAGATCCAATACGTGCTAAGTTAGTGCGTTGGTATTGGTGTGGAGTTTTTGGCGAACTTTACAGTAGTGCGATTGAAAGCCGGATGGCTAAAGACTTGACACAAGTTTTGAGATGGATTGAATCTAGTGATTCTGAACCTGACACAATCAAAGATGCTAACTTTGCTCCCAATCGACTAGTAAGGCTTTACACGCGCCGCAGTGCTGCTTACAAAGGTTTGTCTGCTTTGCTATTGCGAGATAGAGGATGCGATTTCCGCACAGGTTATAACATTGACGCTTTAATATATCATGAAGAGCCTATTGATATTCATCATATTTTTCCTCGAAGTTGGTGTGACAAGAATGGCATTAAACCCGAACTTTACGATAGTGTTGTCAACAAAACTCCTTTATCATCTAGAACTAACAAAATTATTGGTGGTAATGCACCCAGTATCTATTTATCTCGTCTTCAGAAAGAAGCTGGTATATCTGAGGAACGGATGGATGAAATTTTGCGATCGCACATTATAGATCCAGTTGCTTTAAGGACAGATAATTTTGAAGCTTTCTTCCAAGCTAGACAAAAAGCTTTGCTGAATCGAATTGAAAAGCGATGGGTAAATCTCTAA
- a CDS encoding endonuclease domain-containing protein: MTKLYNKSSEKEKRRQLRQNITKAEKNLWEKVKDRQIENCKFRRQYSVAEFVIDFYSCELKLTIEIDGDSHFQNGAAEYDKERQVFLESVGIRFIRFTNDHVYTNLPGVLESIAQNIRDLRLQNQKE; this comes from the coding sequence ATGACCAAACTATATAACAAATCCTCTGAAAAGGAAAAACGGCGACAGCTACGCCAAAATATAACAAAAGCTGAAAAAAATCTTTGGGAGAAAGTAAAAGATAGACAAATTGAAAACTGTAAGTTTCGCAGGCAATATAGTGTGGCTGAGTTCGTTATAGATTTTTACAGTTGTGAATTGAAGTTAACTATAGAAATTGACGGTGATAGTCATTTTCAAAATGGTGCTGCTGAATACGACAAGGAAAGACAAGTGTTTCTTGAATCAGTAGGAATTAGATTTATCAGATTTACCAATGATCATGTGTACACTAATTTGCCTGGTGTTTTGGAAAGTATTGCTCAAAATATACGGGATTTAAGGCTACAGAACCAGAAAGAATGA
- the metH gene encoding methionine synthase — translation MTHPFLERVHSPQRPVIVFDGAMGTNLQRQNLVAEDFGGLEYEGCNEYLVHTKPEAVAKVHRDFLAAGADVIETDTFGGTSIVLAEYDLADQAYYLNKTAAELAKRVAAEFSTPEKPRFVAGSMGPTTKLPTLGHIDFDTMKDAFAQQAEALWDGGVDLFIIETCQDVLQIKAALNGIEEVFAKKRDRRPLMVSVTMETMGTMLVGTEINAVLTILEPYSIDILGLNCATGPDLMKPHIKYLAEHSPFVVSCIPNAGLPENVGGQAHYRLTPMELRMSLMHFVEDLGVQVIGGCCGTRPEHIQQLAEIAKELKPKVREPKLEAAAASIYSIQPYEQDNSFLIIGERINASGSKKCRELLNAEDWDGLVSMARAQVKEGAHILDINVDYVGRDGVRDMHELISRIVNNVTLPLMLDSTEWEKMEAGLKVAGGKCLLNSTNYEDGEPRFLKVLELAKKYGAGVVIGTIDEEGMARTADKKFQIAQRAYRQALEYGIPSHEIFFDTLALPISTGIEEDRENAKATIKAIQRIRQELPGCHVVLGVSNISFGLSPAARIVLNSMFLHEAMAAGMDAAIVSANKILPLAKIEEKHQQVCRQLIYDERKFEGDVCVYDPLAELTKMFEGVTTKRDKGVDESLPIEERLKRHIIDGERIGLDTALAEALKKYPALDIINIFLLDGMKVVGELFGSGQMQLPFVLQSAETMKAAVAYLEPFMEKSEAGDNAKGTFIIATVKGDVHDIGKNLVDIILSNNGYRVINLGIKQPVESIIEAYEKHKADCIAMSGLLVKSTAFMKENLEVFNEKGITVPVILGGAALTPKFVYEDCQNTYKGKVVYGKDAFSDLHFMDKLMPAKVSGKWDDLQGFLDEFAQAPQNGHKEPVVREEAEAKAPVAPTEVDTRRSEAVAVDIARPTPPFWGTQLLQPSDIPLEEVFWYLDLQALIAGQWQFRKPKEQSKEEYQAFLDEKVYPILEEWKQRIVAENLLQPQVIYGYFPCQAEGNSLYVYDWNRQDAEDAEVRATFEFPRQKSLRRLCIADFFAPKESGVIDVFPMQAVTVGEVATEYAQKLFADHQYTDYLYFHGLTVQMAEALAEWTHARIRRELGFAAEEPDNIRDVLAQRYRGSRYSFGYPACPNIQDQYKQLELLGAERINLYMDESEQLYPEQSTTAIICYHPVAKYFSA, via the coding sequence ATGACTCATCCCTTTTTAGAACGTGTGCACAGTCCCCAACGCCCGGTTATTGTCTTCGACGGTGCGATGGGAACTAATTTGCAAAGGCAAAATCTCGTCGCTGAAGATTTCGGTGGGCTTGAATATGAAGGTTGCAACGAGTACCTAGTTCATACCAAACCTGAAGCTGTGGCGAAGGTTCACCGCGATTTTCTGGCTGCGGGTGCAGATGTGATCGAAACCGATACTTTTGGTGGTACATCTATAGTATTGGCAGAATACGATCTTGCTGATCAAGCTTATTATCTAAATAAAACTGCCGCCGAATTGGCAAAGCGTGTCGCCGCAGAATTCTCTACTCCTGAAAAACCCCGATTTGTGGCTGGTTCAATGGGACCGACAACCAAATTGCCAACTCTGGGACACATTGATTTTGACACGATGAAAGATGCCTTTGCCCAACAAGCAGAGGCGTTGTGGGATGGTGGTGTCGATTTATTTATTATTGAGACTTGTCAGGATGTGCTGCAAATCAAAGCAGCCTTGAATGGGATTGAAGAAGTCTTTGCCAAAAAACGCGATCGCCGTCCTCTCATGGTTTCTGTGACAATGGAAACAATGGGAACAATGTTAGTAGGTACGGAAATCAACGCTGTACTGACTATTTTGGAGCCTTATTCCATAGATATTCTCGGTCTGAACTGTGCTACTGGCCCAGACCTGATGAAGCCACATATTAAGTATCTAGCGGAACATTCACCATTCGTAGTTTCTTGTATTCCCAACGCCGGTTTACCAGAAAACGTCGGTGGACAAGCACACTATCGCTTAACACCAATGGAGTTGCGGATGTCATTGATGCATTTTGTTGAAGATTTGGGTGTCCAGGTAATTGGGGGTTGCTGTGGGACACGTCCAGAACACATTCAACAATTAGCAGAAATTGCCAAAGAACTAAAGCCGAAAGTCAGAGAACCCAAGCTGGAAGCAGCCGCAGCATCAATTTACAGTATTCAGCCTTATGAACAAGACAATTCTTTTTTAATTATCGGTGAACGGATCAACGCCAGTGGTTCTAAAAAGTGCCGCGAATTGCTGAATGCGGAAGATTGGGATGGACTGGTATCGATGGCGAGGGCGCAAGTCAAAGAAGGCGCACACATTCTGGATATCAACGTTGATTATGTGGGGCGTGATGGTGTCCGGGATATGCACGAATTGATTTCGCGGATTGTCAACAATGTCACACTTCCCTTGATGCTCGACTCCACGGAATGGGAAAAGATGGAAGCGGGTTTAAAAGTAGCAGGTGGAAAGTGTTTGTTGAACTCTACCAACTACGAAGATGGTGAACCGCGTTTCTTGAAAGTGTTGGAGTTAGCGAAAAAGTACGGTGCTGGTGTAGTCATTGGTACTATTGATGAAGAGGGGATGGCACGGACTGCTGACAAGAAATTCCAAATTGCTCAACGTGCCTATCGTCAAGCATTGGAATACGGTATCCCATCACACGAAATATTTTTTGATACTTTAGCCCTACCAATTTCTACGGGGATTGAAGAAGACCGAGAAAATGCTAAAGCCACCATTAAAGCCATCCAGCGTATCCGCCAGGAATTGCCTGGTTGTCATGTAGTTTTGGGTGTGTCTAATATTTCTTTTGGTCTGAGTCCCGCAGCCCGGATAGTACTGAACTCGATGTTTTTACACGAGGCTATGGCGGCGGGTATGGATGCAGCAATTGTTAGTGCTAATAAAATTTTACCACTTGCAAAAATTGAGGAGAAGCATCAACAAGTCTGTCGCCAGCTAATTTACGATGAACGCAAATTTGAGGGTGATGTCTGCGTTTATGATCCTTTGGCAGAATTAACCAAAATGTTTGAAGGGGTGACGACAAAACGCGACAAAGGTGTTGATGAAAGTCTCCCGATTGAAGAACGTCTTAAGCGCCACATCATTGATGGTGAACGCATTGGTTTGGATACAGCACTTGCTGAAGCGTTAAAGAAATATCCAGCTTTGGATATTATCAACATCTTCTTGCTAGATGGGATGAAAGTAGTAGGTGAGTTGTTCGGTTCTGGACAAATGCAACTACCTTTTGTGTTGCAGTCAGCCGAAACCATGAAAGCGGCGGTAGCGTATCTTGAACCGTTCATGGAAAAATCAGAAGCTGGCGATAATGCCAAAGGTACATTTATTATTGCCACGGTCAAGGGTGATGTTCACGATATTGGTAAAAACCTGGTAGATATCATTCTGTCCAATAATGGTTACAGGGTAATTAACCTGGGGATTAAGCAGCCGGTGGAAAGCATTATTGAGGCATACGAGAAGCACAAGGCTGATTGTATTGCTATGAGTGGGTTGCTGGTGAAGTCTACTGCCTTCATGAAAGAAAATTTGGAGGTATTTAACGAGAAGGGAATTACTGTTCCTGTAATTTTGGGGGGTGCGGCGCTGACTCCCAAGTTTGTTTATGAGGATTGCCAGAATACTTACAAAGGTAAGGTGGTGTATGGCAAGGATGCATTTTCAGACTTGCATTTTATGGACAAATTAATGCCAGCCAAAGTTTCTGGTAAGTGGGATGATTTGCAGGGATTCTTGGATGAGTTTGCCCAAGCACCCCAAAATGGACATAAGGAACCTGTGGTCAGAGAAGAAGCTGAAGCAAAAGCACCTGTTGCACCAACAGAAGTTGACACGAGGCGTTCAGAAGCGGTGGCGGTAGATATCGCACGTCCTACGCCGCCTTTCTGGGGAACTCAGTTGTTGCAGCCGAGTGATATTCCTCTGGAAGAGGTTTTCTGGTATTTGGATTTGCAAGCTTTGATTGCAGGACAGTGGCAGTTTCGCAAGCCGAAGGAGCAATCTAAGGAGGAATATCAGGCTTTTTTGGATGAGAAGGTGTATCCAATTTTGGAGGAGTGGAAGCAGCGGATTGTTGCAGAGAATTTGTTGCAGCCACAGGTGATTTATGGGTATTTTCCTTGTCAGGCTGAGGGGAATAGTTTGTATGTTTATGATTGGAACCGCCAAGACGCAGAGGACGCAGAGGTAAGAGCAACTTTTGAGTTTCCTCGGCAGAAGTCGTTGAGGAGGCTGTGTATTGCTGATTTCTTTGCACCGAAGGAGTCGGGGGTGATTGATGTTTTCCCTATGCAGGCGGTGACGGTGGGTGAAGTGGCGACGGAGTACGCACAGAAGTTATTTGCGGATCATCAGTATACTGATTATTTGTATTTCCACGGTTTGACGGTGCAGATGGCGGAGGCTTTGGCTGAGTGGACTCATGCACGAATTCGTCGGGAGTTGGGTTTTGCTGCTGAGGAACCGGATAATATTCGGGATGTTTTGGCACAGAGGTATCGAGGGTCAAGGTACAGTTTTGGCTATCCAGCGTGTCCGAATATTCAGGATCAGTACAAGCAGTTGGAGTTGTTGGGGGCTGAGCGAATAAATTTGTATATGGATGAGAGTGAGCAGTTGTATCCGGAGCAGTCTACGACGGCGATTATTTGTTACCATCCGGTAGCGAAGTATTTTAGTGCTTAA
- the argS gene encoding arginine--tRNA ligase — protein MNATQELLKEKLQQALVTAFGAEFAGVDPVLVAASNPRFGDYQANVALSLAKRLGQQPRAIAQAIVDKLAVSDICKPPEVAGPGFINLKLTTQYLEAQLAAMQADYRLGVAEAKTPKREIVDFSSPNIAKEMHVGHLRSTIIGDSIARILEFRGHDVLRLNHVGDWGTQFGMLITYLREVYPQALTTANALDIGDLVTFYKQAKKRFDEDEAFQEQARLEVVRLQAGAEDTIHAWKLLCEQSRAEFQVIYDLLDIKVQERGESFYNPLLAKVVEDLEQAGLLVEDQGAKCVFLEGFTNKEGEPLPLIVQKSDGGYNYATTDLAAIRYRIQNDHAKRIIYVTDAGQANHFAQVFQVAHKAGWVPDDVELVHVPFGLVLGEDGKKFKTRSGDTVRLRDLLDEAIARARADLESRLTQEGRQETEEFKANVAKVVGISAVKYADLSQNRTSNYVFSYDKMLSLKGNTAPYMLYAYVRTQGISREGNVDFEKLGTDAKILLQKDTELTLAKHLLQLDEIISEVEQDLLPNRLCEYLYQLSDKFNKFYENCPVLKSEELIRTSRLALCYLTARTLKLGLSLLGIQVLERM, from the coding sequence ATGAACGCTACACAAGAACTATTAAAAGAAAAATTACAGCAAGCTTTAGTTACAGCTTTTGGCGCGGAGTTCGCCGGAGTAGATCCGGTGTTAGTTGCAGCCAGCAATCCTAGATTTGGTGATTATCAGGCGAATGTAGCTTTATCTTTAGCAAAACGTTTAGGACAACAGCCACGAGCGATCGCTCAAGCTATAGTTGATAAATTGGCTGTATCCGATATTTGCAAACCACCGGAAGTTGCTGGGCCTGGTTTTATCAATCTCAAACTCACGACACAATACTTAGAAGCACAACTGGCGGCGATGCAAGCAGATTACAGATTGGGAGTCGCCGAAGCGAAAACGCCAAAGCGCGAGATTGTGGATTTTTCTAGTCCCAACATTGCCAAAGAAATGCACGTCGGACACCTGCGTTCTACCATTATCGGCGATAGCATTGCCCGAATTTTAGAGTTTCGGGGTCATGACGTGCTGCGGTTAAATCACGTTGGTGATTGGGGAACGCAGTTTGGGATGTTAATTACATATCTGCGGGAAGTTTACCCACAAGCCCTGACAACTGCTAATGCTTTAGATATTGGTGATTTAGTTACCTTTTATAAGCAAGCTAAAAAGCGGTTTGATGAAGATGAAGCTTTCCAAGAACAAGCACGCCTAGAAGTTGTCAGATTACAAGCAGGCGCAGAAGATACAATTCATGCTTGGAAATTGTTGTGTGAACAGTCAAGGGCAGAGTTTCAAGTTATTTACGACTTGTTAGATATTAAAGTGCAAGAACGGGGAGAGTCTTTCTACAATCCCTTACTAGCAAAAGTTGTAGAAGATTTAGAACAGGCTGGGTTACTAGTAGAAGATCAAGGGGCAAAATGCGTTTTTTTAGAAGGATTTACTAATAAAGAAGGTGAACCACTGCCTTTGATTGTGCAAAAATCTGATGGTGGTTACAACTACGCAACTACAGATTTAGCTGCCATTCGCTACCGGATTCAAAATGATCATGCTAAACGCATAATTTATGTTACAGATGCTGGACAAGCAAACCATTTTGCCCAAGTGTTTCAAGTAGCCCATAAGGCAGGGTGGGTTCCCGATGACGTGGAACTTGTTCACGTTCCCTTTGGTTTAGTGTTGGGTGAAGATGGTAAGAAATTCAAAACTCGTTCTGGGGATACAGTACGGTTACGGGATTTATTAGATGAAGCGATCGCTCGAGCGCGTGCAGACCTAGAAAGTAGATTAACGCAAGAGGGACGACAAGAAACAGAAGAGTTCAAAGCTAACGTTGCCAAAGTAGTTGGGATCAGTGCGGTGAAGTATGCAGATTTGAGTCAAAACCGCACCAGCAACTATGTCTTTAGCTATGACAAAATGCTCTCCCTCAAAGGTAACACCGCACCCTACATGCTTTATGCTTACGTCCGTACCCAAGGAATTAGCCGCGAAGGGAACGTTGATTTTGAAAAGTTAGGTACAGATGCCAAAATTCTGTTGCAGAAAGATACAGAATTAACTTTAGCAAAGCATTTGTTACAACTTGATGAAATTATTAGTGAGGTTGAGCAGGATTTATTGCCGAATCGGTTATGTGAATACTTGTATCAACTCAGTGATAAGTTTAACAAGTTTTACGAAAACTGTCCCGTTCTCAAATCTGAGGAACTAATCAGAACATCACGTTTAGCACTGTGTTATTTAACAGCTAGAACCTTGAAGTTGGGACTGTCTTTGTTAGGAATTCAGGTGTTGGAGCGGATGTAG
- a CDS encoding cytochrome c oxidase subunit 3 yields MSQTIDPAKTALNYHHTAEAAHHEEHHDYRLFGLIVFLIAEGMIFMGLFGAYLAFRSTLPAWPPEGTPELELLLPGVNTINLIASSFVIHNADTAIKKNDVRGMQMWFAITAVMGIIFLAGQMYEYFHLEFGLTTNLFASAFYVLTGFHGLHVTIGVLAILAVLWRSRKKGHYSSEKHFGIEAAEIYWHFVDVIWIILFGLLYIL; encoded by the coding sequence ATGAGTCAAACTATTGACCCAGCAAAAACAGCCCTAAATTATCACCACACAGCAGAAGCTGCTCACCACGAAGAACATCATGACTATCGTCTCTTTGGACTAATTGTGTTTCTGATTGCCGAAGGGATGATTTTTATGGGTTTGTTCGGAGCCTACTTAGCTTTCCGTTCGACATTACCTGCTTGGCCGCCGGAAGGTACTCCAGAATTAGAGTTATTACTTCCTGGAGTTAACACCATTAACCTAATTGCCAGCAGTTTTGTGATTCACAATGCTGATACCGCCATCAAAAAGAATGATGTGCGGGGTATGCAAATGTGGTTTGCTATTACTGCTGTGATGGGGATCATTTTCTTGGCGGGACAGATGTATGAATACTTCCACCTGGAATTTGGTCTGACTACTAATTTATTTGCCAGTGCATTTTACGTTTTGACTGGTTTCCATGGACTGCACGTAACGATTGGTGTTTTAGCAATCTTAGCGGTGCTGTGGCGATCGCGCAAAAAGGGTCACTACAGTAGCGAAAAGCACTTTGGCATTGAAGCTGCTGAAATTTATTGGCACTTTGTAGACGTGATTTGGATCATCTTATTCGGATTATTGTATATACTGTGA
- the ctaD gene encoding cytochrome c oxidase subunit I has translation MTQAQIQQTANIPAQAEEPGIRKWWEYFTFNTDHKVIGIQYLVTTFIFYCIGGVMADLVRTELRTPEVDFVTPEVYNSLFTLHATIMIFLWIVPAGAGFANYVMPLMIGAKDMAFPRLNALAFWIIPPAGLMLIASLAVGDAPDAGWTSYPPLSLVTGQVGEGIWIMSVLLLGTSSILGAINFLVTLLKMRTPGMGFHQMPLFCWAMLATSALVLLSTPVLAAGLILLAFDLFVGTTFFNPTGGGDPVVYQHMFWFYSHPAVYIMILPFFGVISEVIPVHSRKPIFGYKAIAYSSLAISFLGLIVWAHHMFTSGIPGWLRMFFMITTMIIAVPTGIKIFSWLGTMWGGKLRLNTAMLFAMGFVGTFVIGGISGVMLAAVPFDIHVHDTYFVVAHLHYVLFGGSVLGIYAAFYHWFPKMTGRMLNEFWGKVHFALTIVGLNMTFLPMHKLGMMGMNRRVAQYDPKFALLNEVCTYGAYILAVSTLPFIVNVIWSWMYGPKAGNNPWNALTLEWMTTSPPAFENFDKPPVLATGPYDYGLERAKEGVPLSSSDPALSAGPNSVLRADPDEPYPSIAAEKGER, from the coding sequence ATGACACAAGCACAAATACAACAAACAGCTAATATCCCAGCTCAGGCTGAGGAACCAGGGATCAGAAAATGGTGGGAATACTTTACCTTTAACACTGACCACAAAGTCATTGGTATTCAATACCTAGTCACCACCTTCATTTTCTACTGTATTGGTGGGGTGATGGCTGATTTAGTACGTACCGAACTACGAACCCCAGAAGTAGATTTTGTTACCCCTGAAGTCTACAACAGCTTGTTTACGCTGCACGCCACAATTATGATTTTCTTGTGGATTGTGCCTGCGGGTGCGGGTTTTGCTAACTATGTCATGCCCTTGATGATTGGGGCAAAAGATATGGCATTTCCTCGCCTCAATGCCTTGGCTTTTTGGATCATTCCCCCAGCCGGTTTAATGCTAATTGCCAGTTTAGCTGTAGGCGATGCCCCAGATGCAGGTTGGACTTCTTACCCTCCCTTGAGTTTGGTAACAGGTCAGGTGGGTGAGGGAATCTGGATTATGAGTGTCCTGCTGTTGGGTACATCCTCAATTTTGGGGGCGATTAATTTCCTCGTCACCCTCCTGAAAATGCGTACCCCTGGCATGGGATTCCATCAAATGCCCCTGTTCTGCTGGGCGATGTTGGCAACTTCAGCGTTGGTGTTGTTATCGACACCTGTGCTAGCAGCAGGGCTAATTTTGCTTGCCTTTGATTTATTTGTAGGCACGACATTTTTTAATCCTACAGGCGGTGGTGATCCAGTTGTTTACCAGCACATGTTCTGGTTCTACTCGCACCCTGCGGTTTACATTATGATTTTGCCCTTCTTTGGGGTGATTTCGGAAGTGATCCCCGTTCACTCTCGTAAACCCATTTTTGGTTATAAAGCGATCGCCTATTCTTCTTTGGCAATTAGCTTTCTGGGTTTAATTGTGTGGGCGCACCACATGTTCACCAGTGGTATTCCCGGTTGGTTACGGATGTTTTTCATGATCACGACGATGATCATTGCCGTACCTACGGGTATTAAAATTTTCAGTTGGCTAGGAACTATGTGGGGTGGCAAACTCCGCCTTAACACTGCCATGCTTTTTGCAATGGGCTTTGTAGGTACTTTTGTGATTGGTGGTATCAGTGGTGTTATGTTGGCAGCTGTGCCTTTTGATATCCACGTCCACGACACCTATTTCGTAGTCGCACACCTACATTACGTCCTGTTTGGTGGTAGTGTTTTGGGTATCTATGCCGCTTTCTACCATTGGTTCCCAAAAATGACGGGACGGATGTTAAACGAATTTTGGGGTAAAGTTCATTTTGCCTTGACTATTGTTGGTCTGAATATGACCTTCTTACCCATGCACAAGCTGGGAATGATGGGGATGAACCGCCGTGTTGCCCAGTATGATCCTAAATTTGCTTTGCTCAACGAAGTTTGTACTTACGGTGCTTATATACTGGCAGTTTCCACATTACCTTTTATTGTCAATGTAATTTGGAGTTGGATGTACGGGCCCAAAGCTGGCAACAATCCTTGGAATGCTCTGACTCTGGAGTGGATGACTACTTCGCCACCAGCATTTGAAAATTTTGACAAACCCCCCGTACTGGCTACTGGCCCCTATGATTACGGTTTGGAAAGGGCTAAAGAAGGTGTGCCTTTATCTAGTTCCGATCCAGCTTTATCTGCTGGTCCTAATTCCGTCTTACGCGCCGATCCTGACGAACCCTATCCATCTATCGCTGCTGAAAAAGGCGAACGCTAA